A region from the Solibacillus sp. FSL H8-0523 genome encodes:
- a CDS encoding GNAT family N-acetyltransferase — protein MTDALDMSKFEKPMMIRQMTTADIDAILEIQRLSFPGMEPWERAHLYSHLTIFPEGQIVAELDGLVIGSCSSLRINFDEYDDRHTWNDITDNGFITNHDPNGYNLYGIEVMVHPEYRRMKVGQRLYEARKDLARSLNLKSIIIGGRIPNFHVHSGEMSPRDYVDAVSRHKIYDPVLTFQMMNDFILMRINPNYLPDDVASGKYATLMEWNNVDYRPHLKRHFKTSYPVRICVVQYMMRAIDSFEDFAKQCEYFVDVGSDAGSDFVVFPEIFTTQLMSFLNEKSPSQAVRKLTEFTPKYIELFTSLAVRYNVNIIGGSHFVEEEDEEIYNIAYLFRRDGTIEKQYKVHITPNERKWWGISSGDKIEVFDTDCGKIAIQICYDIEFPELARIATDMGANIIFTPFCTEDRQGYLRVRYCAQARAVENQIYTVISGTVGNLPETENMDIQYAQSGIFAPSDFEFARDGIVGETSPNLEMVLIGDVDLEILRRQRQDGTVKHLKDRRHDVYRVDYLK, from the coding sequence ATGACCGATGCGTTAGACATGTCGAAATTTGAAAAACCAATGATGATTCGTCAGATGACAACAGCGGATATTGATGCAATCTTAGAAATTCAGCGCCTGTCATTTCCGGGGATGGAGCCTTGGGAGCGTGCACATTTGTATAGCCACTTAACGATTTTTCCAGAAGGGCAAATTGTGGCAGAGTTAGACGGCTTAGTCATTGGTTCTTGCTCTTCGCTACGTATTAATTTTGATGAATACGATGATCGCCATACGTGGAACGATATTACCGATAATGGCTTTATTACGAACCACGATCCGAACGGCTATAACTTGTACGGGATTGAAGTAATGGTTCATCCAGAATATCGTCGCATGAAGGTGGGGCAGCGTTTGTATGAGGCGCGCAAAGATTTAGCCCGTTCACTCAATTTAAAGTCGATTATTATCGGGGGGCGCATTCCAAATTTCCATGTGCATTCTGGGGAAATGAGTCCGCGCGATTACGTCGATGCGGTAAGCCGCCATAAAATTTACGACCCGGTATTAACATTCCAAATGATGAACGACTTTATTTTAATGCGCATTAATCCAAATTATTTACCAGATGATGTGGCATCGGGAAAATATGCGACGTTAATGGAATGGAATAACGTGGATTACCGACCACATTTGAAGCGTCATTTTAAAACAAGCTATCCGGTACGCATTTGTGTTGTGCAATATATGATGCGTGCCATTGATTCGTTTGAGGATTTCGCCAAGCAATGTGAGTATTTTGTCGATGTTGGCTCCGATGCAGGTTCGGATTTTGTCGTGTTCCCAGAAATTTTCACAACACAGCTGATGAGCTTTTTAAATGAAAAATCACCCTCGCAGGCCGTGCGTAAATTAACAGAGTTCACACCCAAATATATTGAGCTATTTACGAGCCTAGCGGTGCGCTACAACGTCAATATTATTGGTGGCTCACACTTTGTTGAGGAAGAGGACGAGGAGATTTACAACATCGCTTATTTATTTAGACGCGATGGCACGATTGAAAAGCAATACAAGGTGCATATTACGCCGAATGAACGTAAATGGTGGGGCATATCAAGCGGGGATAAGATTGAAGTGTTTGATACCGATTGTGGCAAGATTGCCATTCAAATTTGTTATGACATCGAGTTCCCAGAGCTTGCGCGTATTGCGACCGATATGGGGGCGAATATTATTTTCACCCCGTTTTGTACCGAGGATCGCCAGGGCTACTTACGTGTTCGCTACTGTGCACAGGCACGCGCAGTGGAAAACCAAATTTATACGGTTATTTCAGGGACGGTCGGCAATTTACCTGAAACGGAAAATATGGATATTCAATACGCGCAGTCCGGCATTTTCGCACCGAGCGATTTTGAATTTGCGCGAGATGGCATTGTTGGCGAAACGAGTCCGAACCTAGAAATGGTACTCATTGGTGATGTGGATTTAGAAATTTTACGTCGCCAGCGTCAGGACGGTACGGTAAAGCATTTAAAAGATCGCCGCCATGATGTGTACCGCGTCGATTATTTGAAATAA
- a CDS encoding disulfide oxidoreductase translates to MSKKIENALLMIWVVSLTATLGSLYFSEIRGYEPCTLCWYQRILMYPLVILTTVAYIQKNAKIAVTTAVFSCIGAATSLYHYSLQKLDFLQDSAPSCGRVPCTGEYINWFGFMTIPFLALTAFVLIAGISFYMLKVLKEEK, encoded by the coding sequence ATGTCAAAAAAAATTGAAAATGCTTTACTGATGATTTGGGTTGTGTCATTAACAGCAACACTTGGATCATTATATTTTTCAGAAATACGCGGTTATGAACCATGCACACTGTGTTGGTATCAGCGCATCTTGATGTATCCACTTGTTATTCTGACAACCGTTGCATACATACAAAAAAACGCAAAAATCGCCGTCACAACAGCTGTATTTTCATGTATCGGGGCAGCAACCTCCCTTTACCATTACAGCTTACAAAAACTTGATTTCTTACAAGATTCAGCGCCATCATGTGGTCGTGTCCCATGTACAGGTGAATATATTAACTGGTTTGGCTTTATGACAATTCCGTTTTTAGCTTTGACGGCATTTGTACTAATCGCTGGCATTAGTTTTTATATGCTGAAAGTGTTAAAGGAGGAAAAATAA
- a CDS encoding thioredoxin family protein: MKKLAIVGAVIVLLFAGIIVLTNMKNSDKLKDNPYDTDDLKQSTIDLLDDKNYQNIILPDALADKIASGEGVVGYFFSPECSHCKNYTPKMMPIAKELDIQVDQLNVLEYENAWGTYAITATPTMIYFENGQEVARLEGDAPDETTRQFFNDVVLK, translated from the coding sequence ATGAAAAAGCTTGCGATCGTTGGGGCAGTAATCGTTTTATTATTTGCCGGGATTATTGTACTAACAAACATGAAAAACTCTGATAAATTAAAGGACAATCCATACGATACGGATGACTTAAAACAATCAACTATTGATTTATTAGATGATAAAAACTATCAAAATATCATTTTACCGGACGCGTTAGCAGACAAAATCGCATCGGGTGAAGGCGTAGTTGGCTATTTCTTCAGTCCAGAATGTTCACATTGTAAAAATTACACACCTAAAATGATGCCAATCGCAAAAGAACTAGATATTCAAGTTGATCAATTAAATGTATTAGAATATGAAAATGCTTGGGGTACTTATGCGATTACAGCAACACCGACTATGATTTACTTTGAAAATGGTCAAGAGGTTGCACGTCTTGAAGGTGACGCACCTGACGAAACTACTCGTCAATTCTTTAACGATGTTGTGTTAAAATAA
- a CDS encoding RluA family pseudouridine synthase, translating into MFTYTINTNGQTVEDLLRNKWRLGKKIVHELRMEKAVTMNGEPVLWKEPLEKGSVIEFEFPMPVSNYSPTPNCEIVVRYEDEHCLIVSKPKWMATHPNEPTDRDTCMNHVMRHIVDNGGTYAEHVHRLDQGTNGLLLVAKHPIAKSIFDRMIEEKSIVRTYAAEVQGNIRTDSGTINAAIGKDRHHSTRRVVAPGAQSAVTHYEVVNRYKSSCVVHVVLETGRTHQIRVHMAHIGHPIVGDTLYDARQTEDGTYALHAIQLAFEHPFLNEEVVVKDV; encoded by the coding sequence ATGTTCACATATACCATCAATACAAACGGTCAAACCGTTGAAGATTTACTGCGCAATAAATGGCGCTTAGGAAAAAAAATCGTGCACGAGCTACGCATGGAAAAAGCCGTAACAATGAACGGTGAGCCCGTACTATGGAAAGAGCCGCTTGAAAAAGGATCAGTCATCGAATTTGAATTCCCAATGCCTGTATCAAACTACAGCCCAACACCAAACTGTGAGATTGTCGTTCGTTACGAAGACGAGCACTGCTTAATCGTATCAAAGCCGAAATGGATGGCAACACATCCAAACGAACCAACTGACCGTGATACATGTATGAACCATGTGATGCGTCACATCGTTGATAACGGCGGGACTTATGCAGAGCACGTACACCGCTTAGATCAAGGGACAAACGGTTTACTACTTGTCGCAAAGCACCCGATCGCGAAATCGATTTTCGACCGCATGATTGAAGAAAAATCAATCGTTCGTACGTATGCAGCGGAAGTACAAGGCAATATTCGTACTGATAGCGGCACAATTAACGCAGCGATTGGCAAAGACCGTCACCACAGCACACGCCGCGTTGTTGCACCAGGCGCACAAAGCGCTGTTACGCATTATGAAGTCGTAAACCGTTATAAAAGCTCTTGTGTAGTCCACGTCGTACTTGAAACAGGTCGCACACACCAAATCCGTGTACACATGGCGCATATTGGCCACCCAATCGTTGGCGATACATTATATGATGCACGCCAAACAGAAGATGGCACATACGCACTACACGCGATTCAATTAGCCTTCGAACATCCATTCTTAAATGAAGAGGTTGTTGTAAAAGACGTATAA
- a CDS encoding DUF5412 family protein, whose product MDRKYNLWSFIVCLILLGFSFQVLYASYYRTWQLAPDALTLWLLSVIVFIIGIMGFKDRSSKQARWRSWLTLLIIVPLSIAFLLGVAVNTVAREHIETTQSPDNKTTIDFYTLNGGAATSISVTGIVNGPLWIKKRIYYEVPMHEVDVEWLNNHTIKINNHTLDLDKGETYSN is encoded by the coding sequence TTGGATAGAAAATATAATTTATGGTCATTCATTGTATGTTTAATATTATTAGGGTTTTCATTTCAAGTACTTTATGCGTCCTATTACCGAACTTGGCAATTGGCACCAGATGCTCTAACACTTTGGTTACTTTCTGTTATTGTTTTTATTATAGGTATTATGGGCTTTAAAGATAGAAGTAGTAAGCAAGCAAGGTGGAGAAGCTGGTTAACCTTATTGATTATAGTTCCCCTGTCGATAGCTTTTTTATTAGGAGTGGCAGTAAATACAGTTGCGAGAGAGCATATCGAAACAACTCAATCTCCTGATAATAAAACGACTATAGACTTTTACACATTGAACGGTGGAGCAGCTACCTCAATTAGTGTTACGGGAATTGTAAATGGACCTCTTTGGATAAAAAAAAGGATTTATTATGAAGTTCCAATGCACGAGGTTGATGTGGAGTGGTTAAATAATCATACGATAAAAATTAACAATCACACTTTGGATTTGGATAAAGGAGAAACCTATTCAAATTAA
- a CDS encoding acyl dehydratase, whose translation MFKNFSPSLFFAMAAITVLIFLPYLMLFQPIFQSFFFVKPYEQDVFLLNPINIKLIIASCLIFGGMFGLLAYKRTKAIYAVTTLLLVIGGATAYYSTQNYLKISEQQIERSFFWMNDQYAWTELEEVYYEYVVGSNKGEVKLITKSGDSFVIKERELNSHAKSYIYRYSNEHGIPYVEREKMD comes from the coding sequence ATGTTCAAAAATTTTTCGCCAAGTTTGTTTTTCGCAATGGCAGCAATAACCGTGTTGATTTTTTTACCGTATCTTATGCTGTTTCAGCCGATTTTTCAAAGTTTCTTTTTTGTGAAGCCTTACGAGCAGGATGTATTTTTACTGAATCCGATTAACATAAAATTAATCATTGCCTCTTGTTTAATATTTGGGGGGATGTTTGGGTTACTGGCCTATAAGCGAACAAAAGCGATATATGCGGTTACGACGCTGCTACTTGTAATTGGTGGTGCGACGGCGTATTACTCAACGCAAAACTATTTGAAAATTAGTGAACAGCAAATTGAGCGTAGTTTTTTTTGGATGAATGACCAATACGCTTGGACAGAGCTTGAAGAAGTCTATTATGAATATGTAGTAGGGTCGAATAAAGGCGAAGTGAAGCTCATCACGAAGTCTGGTGATTCATTTGTCATTAAAGAACGAGAATTAAATTCCCATGCGAAAAGCTATATTTATCGTTACTCGAATGAACATGGTATTCCGTACGTCGAGCGTGAGAAGATGGATTAA
- a CDS encoding aldo/keto reductase, with protein sequence MNLQSTKKLANGILMPRLGLGVYKMTDRDETLQAITTAIDLGYRAIDTAALYYNEEEVGEAIRNASVKREELFVTTKVWNSDQGYDNTLRAFETSLKKLDMDYVDLYLTHWPVEGKFVDTYRAIERLYEEKLIRVPGVSNHHEHHLQQVLASCNVAPMVNQVELQPYLNQAELRAFCQEHQIAVTAWSPLGRGHVLNDETITRIAADYGVTPAQVILRWHLQNDVLVIPKSVTPSRIKENSEVFHFELTEATMQEINALNRNERFGQSPDSFKFDF encoded by the coding sequence ATGAACTTACAATCAACAAAAAAATTAGCAAATGGAATCTTAATGCCAAGACTTGGCCTAGGTGTTTACAAAATGACGGACCGCGATGAAACATTGCAAGCCATTACAACGGCCATAGATTTAGGCTACCGTGCAATCGATACAGCCGCGCTTTATTACAATGAGGAAGAAGTAGGCGAGGCGATTCGCAATGCTTCTGTTAAGCGTGAAGAACTTTTTGTCACAACTAAGGTATGGAATTCAGATCAAGGTTATGACAATACATTACGTGCATTTGAAACATCGTTAAAAAAATTGGATATGGATTACGTGGATCTTTATTTAACACACTGGCCAGTAGAAGGGAAGTTTGTGGATACGTACCGTGCAATCGAGCGATTATACGAGGAAAAGCTCATTCGCGTACCGGGTGTATCGAATCACCATGAACATCACCTACAGCAAGTGTTAGCAAGCTGTAACGTAGCGCCAATGGTTAACCAAGTAGAGTTACAGCCCTATTTAAATCAAGCGGAGTTACGTGCATTTTGTCAGGAGCATCAGATTGCCGTTACGGCCTGGTCACCACTTGGAAGAGGGCATGTGTTAAACGATGAAACGATTACTCGTATTGCAGCGGATTACGGTGTCACACCAGCACAAGTCATACTGCGCTGGCATTTACAAAATGATGTGCTTGTCATTCCGAAATCAGTCACGCCATCACGTATTAAAGAGAATAGTGAGGTATTCCATTTTGAATTAACGGAAGCGACGATGCAGGAAATTAACGCTCTAAATCGTAACGAACGTTTTGGACAAAGCCCAGATAGCTTTAAATTTGATTTTTAA